Proteins found in one candidate division KSB1 bacterium genomic segment:
- a CDS encoding four helix bundle protein, producing the protein MKISRWEVDFCIDALFIIALVTVTSKRRWRIRWKRCDTSEQRAWGRGQKRALWCKTIQMYKPTWEVGYGKISDKEFGRFLDIARREVFENANITIILFRRKLIDEKEQNDFLDAFELLSKRITSFKKTLNIEN; encoded by the coding sequence ATGAAAATATCAAGGTGGGAAGTTGATTTTTGCATTGATGCGCTTTTCATTATCGCGCTGGTAACGGTGACCTCAAAGCGGCGCTGGCGAATCCGGTGGAAGCGCTGCGATACGAGTGAACAGAGGGCTTGGGGCAGAGGGCAAAAAAGAGCACTATGGTGTAAAACTATTCAAATGTATAAACCAACATGGGAGGTGGGTTATGGCAAGATTTCGGATAAAGAATTTGGTCGCTTCCTCGATATCGCCAGAAGAGAGGTATTTGAGAATGCCAACATTACGATCATACTCTTTAGAAGAAAGTTGATCGACGAAAAAGAGCAAAATGATTTTCTCGACGCTTTTGAGTTGCTCTCAAAAAGAATAACCAGTTTCAAAAAAACGTTGAATATCGAAAACTGA
- a CDS encoding DUF6516 family protein, translated as MSLFESMTEYENFIYSLPSQYPQILYSTLVLKRLGPQVGEVSGSIFFEKEIRLNIRELIDFRRKRIKTYSYEVYRSRDKQYWYDDQPHPNDPSLQSTHPHHKHIPPDIKHHRIPEPNLHFDQNNLPFLIQEIINFLSE; from the coding sequence ATGTCTTTATTCGAGTCGATGACGGAATACGAAAATTTTATTTACAGCCTGCCGAGCCAGTATCCACAAATACTGTATTCGACGCTTGTCTTGAAGCGATTGGGCCCGCAGGTTGGCGAAGTCTCCGGCTCTATTTTCTTTGAGAAGGAAATCCGGCTCAATATCAGAGAACTAATTGATTTTCGCAGAAAGCGCATTAAGACCTACAGCTATGAGGTCTATCGCAGTCGCGACAAGCAATACTGGTACGACGACCAACCGCATCCCAACGATCCTTCTTTGCAATCCACTCATCCTCATCACAAGCATATCCCTCCCGACATCAAACATCATCGCATTCCGGAACCAAATCTTCATTTTGACCAAAACAATCTTCCTTTTCTCATTCAAGAAATTATCAATTTTTTGAGCGAATAA
- a CDS encoding ABC transporter ATP-binding protein yields the protein MIKTNNLRKLYTTEEVETTALSNVNLEVNAGEFVAIMGPSGCGKSTLLNLLGMLDNPTDGEYYFLDQEVSKYSERQRANLRKANIGFVFQSFNLIDELTVYENVELPLLYLGYSASQRKKRVEEVLEQMEIMHRRNHFPQQLSGGQQQRVAVARAVIAKPKLILADEPTGNLDSTHGDEVMKMLTELNEAGTTIVMVTHAPSYAEYAHRIVHLFDGHIVTENFKEKVRI from the coding sequence ATGATCAAAACCAACAATCTCAGAAAACTTTACACCACCGAAGAAGTGGAAACCACGGCTTTGAGCAACGTGAATCTCGAAGTCAATGCCGGGGAATTCGTTGCCATCATGGGGCCTTCCGGCTGCGGCAAGTCAACCTTATTGAATCTGCTCGGCATGCTCGACAATCCCACAGATGGGGAGTATTATTTTCTCGATCAAGAGGTATCAAAATACTCCGAGCGTCAGCGCGCGAATCTGCGCAAGGCGAATATTGGCTTTGTTTTCCAAAGTTTCAACCTCATCGACGAATTGACCGTTTATGAAAATGTCGAGCTCCCACTGTTGTATCTGGGTTATTCAGCTTCACAGCGCAAGAAGAGAGTGGAAGAGGTGCTGGAGCAGATGGAGATCATGCACCGGCGCAATCACTTCCCGCAACAGTTGTCCGGCGGCCAGCAGCAGCGTGTCGCCGTTGCCCGCGCTGTGATTGCCAAACCCAAGCTCATCCTCGCCGACGAGCCGACCGGCAATCTCGATTCCACTCACGGCGACGAGGTGATGAAGATGCTGACAGAGTTGAACGAAGCCGGCACCACGATTGTGATGGTCACTCACGCACCTTCTTATGCCGAGTATGCGCATCGCATCGTGCATCTCTTTGATGGCCACATTGTCACGGAAAATTTTAAAGAGAAGGTGCGGATTTGA